Part of the Verrucomicrobiota bacterium JB022 genome is shown below.
CTGAAAAAGATGGTGCCGAAGTAATAGAGCGGCAGCACAAAGCGGTCGTTGAAGCTGCTGGTGCCGCGCTCGATCACGTGCTTGCCCATCCCGACGTCCCAGAACGCCCCTTGCGTCATGAGCAGCGCGGGAATGCCCCAGGCCGCGACCGGTAGCAAGGCCAGCGGCAGACCGGTCGGCACTTGCAGGCGCTTCCACGGCAAGGCCTTGCGGTAAAAGGCAAAACGCCAAAGCAGCAGGGCGAGCAGCGGCACGGCCAGCGCAATCGGCCCTTTGGCAAGGAAGCCCATCGCCTGCGAGAGCCACAGCATCCAGTACCAGCGGCTGAAGCGCGGCGGCTCTTCGTCGGGGGTCAGTAGCTCGTAAAGCGCCCACATCGTGAGCGTCACGGCGAGGATCATCGGCATGTCGGCCAGCGCCAGCCGCCCGTGGATGAACACCTGCAGGCAGGTCAGCCATGCGCCGGCGGCCAGAAACGCGGCCTTGGCCCCAAAGATGCGCCGCCCCATCCAGAAGACCACCAGCGCCACCAGATAGGCCGAAATCGCCGAATGCAGGCGAGCCGCAAATTCGCTGCGCCCCAGCAGGCCGTAATGGACGCCCATCCACCAGTAGGTAAGCGGCGGTTTGTCGAAGCGATACTCGCCGTTGAAGTAGGGGATGAAGGCGTTTTGCCGGTTGATCATCTCCTGCGTCGCCTCGGCAAAGCGCGGCTCGTCGCGGTCCACCAGCGGCAGCAGGTCCATCCCCGGCAAGAGGGTCAGGAACGCCAGCACCAGCAACAGCCACCACGCATGCCGCTGCAGCGTCGGCTCATCCAGCGCCACCAGCGACTTCAACTGATCCTTCATCGACGACATGCGCGGCATCCTGCTCCCCCACCCCCACACCGTCAACGGCATTAGGCGCGAGGCTACTCTGGAAGCTAATTAGTTTTTTTAGCCGCAGATGGACGCAGATGGACGCAGATGAAACGCAGATGGTTGGCGGGACGTGGCCAGCCTTTTGAATTCGACCTTTTCCTGGCCGAAGTTGATGAGAAGGCCCACCTTGATTCCCGTCGCCTTCAATTCATTGAGGAGCTGCGCCTCGTCTTTGGCGTTGTAGTAGGAGGCGATCTTCAACTCGACCACGACTTTGTCTGCGACGAGAAATTCAGTTATTTTTTGTCGGATCTGGCGGGCAAACGGCGCATGTAGAAATGAGAAGCCCCCATTATGTGACAGTCTCCCCTCTTCCCCGTGTTGAGCGAAAGTTCGAAGCCCTAGCAACTATCCCCCCTTGGCTTAGGACGATTTTGAGGGACCCAAACCCTCAAAGAACAACCCGAACTACTACCGAACCCTTGGCCACAAGCCAGCGGTTACCTCAACCCCCCGTTATATATGAAGCATACAGACTCCCCCGACGTGACTTCCAGGATCTCGCCCCCCGGAATGCCACGCTGGTCATCACCGCTACTCCTCATCCTCGCCTTCCTCTGCTTCGGCACCAGCGTCTTGCAGGCCTACGCCAACGAAGTGTTCTGGCGCAACGGCTACTACCGTTGGAAGACCTTCGATGTCGAGCGCGGGCAAACCAGCGACCTCGCCACCGCGATCAACAACTGCATCGAGACGGGCAACCGCGACGTCCACATCCTCGTGGGCGGCAACCTGAATTCGCAGATCAACCTGCAGCCGGGCCTCAACATCTACGGCCACAACAACACGTTTCAGAAGACTCACAACGGCTACGGTTTTTACCGCGACGGCTCCGGCTCGATCGGCATCTACGACCTGATCCTGACGGGACCGCGCGGCAACGGCATGGGCATCCGCACCAGCCGGGCCAGCAACGTGAGCATCCGCAACGTGCGCATTACCGGCGGCAGCATCGGCATCCGCGTCGACAGCCACCCCAGCCGCCCGTACGAGGCAGGCCGTTGGGTCACAAACCTCAGCGTGATCGACTGCAGCTTCGACAACGGCAGCAGCCACGGCCTCGAAACCTACGGCGTCGACGGCGTCGAGGTGTCGCAGATCTATGCCACCAACATGGGTGAATGCGGTGTGCTCTTCAACAAGAGCATCAACGGCCATGTCGGCTCGGTCTACGCCTACCGCTGCAGCTACGGCGGCGGCTATGCCGGCCTGCGTTTCGCCAACGACTGTGCCTACTTCACCGTCGAAAACGCCACCTCGATCGAGTGCGGGCGCGGCCTGTTTGTCCTCACGGGCAGTAACAACATCCAGGTGAACAACGTCTACATCGCCAACACCAGCGACATCGGCATCTGGCTCGAAAATGTGGCCAACTGCACCGTCGTCTACGGTGCGAACAACTCCGGCACCGCCGTCAGCGGCTCCGGCAGCTCCTCCAACACCACGAGCAACCTCGGCAGCTTCGGCATCAAGCGGCTCAGCAACCGCGGCACCGGCATGTTCCTCGACGGCCTCGGAGCGGCGAACAACGGTGCCGACGTCGGCCAATGGTCCGGCACAGTCCACCTCAACGCCAACTGGGGCCTGATCCCGGTCGGCTCCAACTACTACGTAGTCAACCAAGGCACCGGCCTCAAGCTCGACGGCTACGGCCGCACCACCAATGGCGAAGCCGCCGCCCAGCACACGGCCTCCAGCCAGCACCCCAACGCCCAGTGGACCCTCCAGTCCGCTGGCAGCGGGTATTACTACCTCGTCAACGTCGGCACGGGCATGAAGCTCGACGGCTACGGCCGCACCACCAACGGCGAATCGGCAGCCCAATACTCCGGCAGCACCACCCACGTCAACGCCCAGTGGCAACTCGTCAACTGAGCGCGTGGTAGCCAGTTAGTCAGGTTTACAGATTCGAGCCCCTTGCCCAGTGCGGTGAGGGGTTCTGTTTTTTGAGAGTGAATCGCCCTTGACCCTTGGGCCGTTTCCGGTTGCAGATACGTCTGCTCGCCTGGGAGCAACCGGTCCGCGGAAAGGGAACGTCCCGCCAGTCGACTCGCCATAATTGGATCGTGCGAT
Proteins encoded:
- a CDS encoding RICIN domain-containing protein, with product MKHTDSPDVTSRISPPGMPRWSSPLLLILAFLCFGTSVLQAYANEVFWRNGYYRWKTFDVERGQTSDLATAINNCIETGNRDVHILVGGNLNSQINLQPGLNIYGHNNTFQKTHNGYGFYRDGSGSIGIYDLILTGPRGNGMGIRTSRASNVSIRNVRITGGSIGIRVDSHPSRPYEAGRWVTNLSVIDCSFDNGSSHGLETYGVDGVEVSQIYATNMGECGVLFNKSINGHVGSVYAYRCSYGGGYAGLRFANDCAYFTVENATSIECGRGLFVLTGSNNIQVNNVYIANTSDIGIWLENVANCTVVYGANNSGTAVSGSGSSSNTTSNLGSFGIKRLSNRGTGMFLDGLGAANNGADVGQWSGTVHLNANWGLIPVGSNYYVVNQGTGLKLDGYGRTTNGEAAAQHTASSQHPNAQWTLQSAGSGYYYLVNVGTGMKLDGYGRTTNGESAAQYSGSTTHVNAQWQLVN
- a CDS encoding GxxExxY protein, whose translation is MLGLRTFAQHGEEGRLSHNGGFSFLHAPFARQIRQKITEFLVADKVVVELKIASYYNAKDEAQLLNELKATGIKVGLLINFGQEKVEFKRLATSRQPSAFHLRPSASICG